A single window of Oreochromis aureus strain Israel breed Guangdong linkage group 7, ZZ_aureus, whole genome shotgun sequence DNA harbors:
- the asb13b gene encoding ankyrin repeat and SOCS box protein 13: protein MEITRARPSLYGEIAHGLGFWTDRSAVHEAAAQGRAFQLQQLIEGGAAVNIVAVDSITPLHEACIQGQAQCVRLLLDAGAQVDARNIDGSTPLCDACAAGSLDCVKLLLEYGATVNPPLFTFSPLHEACMGGNSDCVQLMIDQGAHMEAHDCHYGTPLHVACARQHYDCAKVLLNAGANVNAAKLHETALHHAAKAKNTDLIELLVEFGGNVYARDNLNKKPIHYTTLGSPSYLCLEFFENNPLSLQQLSRVAVRRILGRRAHKVVSRLDLPNRIISFLSYIPAPVIEI from the exons CACACGGCCTTGGATTCTGGACAGACCGGTCAGCAGTGCACGAGGCTGCTGCACAAGGCAGGGCCTTCCAGTTGCAGCAGCTGATCGAGGGAGGTGCCGCAGTTAACATAGTGGCTGTGGACTCCATCACTCCCCTGCATGAGGCCTGTATACAGGGACAGGCCCAGTGTGTTAGACTGCTGCTGGATGCTGGCGCACAG GTGGACGCTCGTAACATCGATGGTAGCACGCCACTGTGTGATGCTTGTGCAGCTGGCAGTCTGGATTGTGTCAAGCTGCTGCTGGAGTATGGAGCAACTGTAAATCCCCCACTGTTCACCTTCTCACCTCTTCATGAAGCCTGCATGGGAG GGAATTCAGATTGTGTTCAGCTCATGATCGATCAAGGAGCTCACATGGAGGCCCATGACTGCCACTATGGGACACCGCTCCATGTAGCCTGTGCCAGGCAACATTATGACTGCGCCAAAGTTCTCCTCAATGCAG GGGCAAACGTGAACGCAGCCAAGCTCCACGAGACAGCTCTTCATCACGCAGCCAAGGCAAAAAACACAGATTTGATTGAGTTGCTTGTGGAGTTTGGGGGGAATGTGTACGCCAGGGATAACCTGAACAAGAAACCTATCCACTACACCACTCTGGGATCCCCATCGTATCTCTGCCTCGAGTTCTTTGAGA ATAACCCCCTGAGTTTACAGCAGCTCAGCAGGGTGGCAGTGAGGAGGATTCTCGGCAGAAGAGCGCATAAAGTTGTTTCTAGGCTGGACTTGCCCAATCGTATCATAAGCTTCCTCTCTTACATTCCGGCTCCAGTAATTGAAATTTAA
- the LOC116332711 gene encoding neuroepithelial cell-transforming gene 1 protein-like, giving the protein MDENEEFSGSATENKRHKLRRVSSRTSTTSIISAAEPSPQTLRRNSSKKHITAKRPPLQRGSSFTFLTPGTPWDFSLKRKRKEKEDDTVSLSSFDLKEPSNKRVRSLAKVSSLVNLISPSKNGAVRRFGQTIQSMSSRDTKSPGMSLKAGSKASGPTPTKRRNSTLWSETLDVHQKSTFSTKEIKRQEAIYELYRGEQDLIEDLQLARKAYHDPMLKLSIMTEEELAHIFGDLDAYIPLHEELLIKLTEGTGPDGTVAQIGQIVIDWLPGLNAYKNYCSNQLAAKALLDQKKQDRRVQDFLQRCLESPFSRKLDLWSFLDIPRSRLVKYPLLLREILRHTPPDHPDVTSLETAITIIQEILSDINVRKGESECQYYIDKLEFLDDKQRDPLIDNCKTLLCHGELRNKSGSRLHVFLFSELLVLTRPVTRNERSCFQVYRQPIPVRDLTLEDLQDGEIRMGGSFRGAFTNGEKAKNVFRVSSLDPSHGQSHTLHVSDVYHKQQWLNCLRTAMSQQQGAPARVQRGQNIPAKSHSSVSSATVCEEEENENCPPVSGPKLRPQTLSKTRLDQKLQGSLKRKETGV; this is encoded by the exons ATGGACGAAAACGAAGAATTTAGCGGTAGCGCGACggaaaacaaaagacacaaactTCGCAGGGTGTCATCGAGGACGTCTACGACCAGTATAATCAGCGCTGCGGAGCCCTCGCCTCAAACCTTACGAAGAAACAGCTCCAAGAAGCACATAACTGCGAAAAG ACCACCACTGCAGAGAGGCAGCTCCTTCACCTTCCTCACTCCTGGGACTCCGTGGGATTTCAGCCTA AAAAGAAAGCgcaaagagaaggaggatgaTACTGTCAGCCTGTCCAGCTTTGACCTCAAG gAGCCCAGTAACAAGCGTGTCAGATCACTTGCCAAAGTTTCATCCCTCGTCAACTTGATATCTCCTTCGAAGAATGGAGCAGTGCGGCGCTTTGGTCAGACCATCCAG TCAATGTCATCACGTGATACCAAGTCACCAGGGATGTCCCTCAAAGCTGGCAGCAAAGCTTCAGGCCCGACTCCCACGAAACGGAGAAACAGCACGCTGTGGTCGGAGACGCTGGACGTCCATCAGAAGAGCACGTTCTCAACAAAAGAGATCAAGAGACAAGAG gCAATTTATGAACTGTACAGGGGAGAGCAGGACCTCATCGAAGATCTTCAACTTGCCCGAAAG GCGTATCACGATCCGATGCTAAAGCTTTCCATCATGACTGAGGAGGAGCTGGCTCACATCTTTGGCGACTTGGATGCATATATCCCTCTACACGAAG AGTTATTGATAAAGCTGACGGAGGGAACTGGCCCTGATGGAACAGTAGCACAGATTGGGCAGATAGTGATAGACTGG CTGCCCGGTCTGAACGCCTACAAAAACTACTGCAGCAACCAGCTTGCCGCCAAAGCCCTGCTGGACCAGAAAAAGCAGGACAGGCGGGTGCAGGATTTCCTGCAGCGCTGTTTGGAGTCACCCTTCAGCAGGAAGTTGGACCTCTGGAGCTTCCTTGACATCCCTCGTTCACGTCTGGTGAAATACCCGCTGCTGCTGCGAGAGATCCTCAGACACACTCCTCCCGATCACCCAGATGTGACCAGTCTGGAGACAGCA ATTACTATAATCCAGGAGATCCTGTCCGATATCAACGTGAGAAAGGGGGAGTCTGAGTGCCAGTATTACATTGACAAACTGGAGTTTCTGGACGATAAGCAGCGGGACCCCCTCATAGATAACTGTAAGACACTTCTGTGTCACGGCGAGCTGAGGAACAAGAGCGGCTCG AGGCTGCACGTGTTCCTCTTCTCTGAGCTGCTCGTTCTGACTCGGCCGGTGACGCGCAACGAGAGGAGCTGCTTCCAGGTGTATCGACAGCCCATTCCTGTTCGGGACTTGACCCTGGAGGACCTGCAGGATGGAGAGATCCGCATGGGCGGGTCCTTCAGAGGGGCTTTCACCAATGGAGAGAAAG CTAAGAATGTTTTCCGCGTGAGCTCTCTGGATCCTTCTCACGGCCAGTCCCACACGCTGCATGTGAGTGACGTCTACCACAAGCAGCAGTGGCTCAACTGCCTCCGCACCGCCATGTCCCAACAGCAGGGGGCTCCAGCTAGAGTTCAGCGGGGGCAAAACATCCCAGCCAAAAGCCACTCCTCTGTTTCCTCAGCCACAGTctgtgaggaagaggaaaatGAGAACTGTCCTCCTGTCTCTGGCCCCAAACTGAGGCCCCAGACGCTCTCCAAAACCAGACTGGACCAGAAGTTACAGGGATCACTGAAGAGGAAGGAAACTGGAGTGTAG